A genomic segment from Leopardus geoffroyi isolate Oge1 chromosome A2, O.geoffroyi_Oge1_pat1.0, whole genome shotgun sequence encodes:
- the SEMA3B gene encoding semaphorin-3B isoform X2 yields the protein MGRDFTIFRSLGQRPSLRTEPHDSRWLNEPKFVKVFWIPESENPDDDKIYFFFRESAVEASPSLGRQTVSRVGQICRNDVGGQRSLVNKWTTFLKARLVCSVPGVEGDTHFDHLQDMFLLSLRDRWSPLLYAVFSTSSTIFQGSAVCVYSMNDVRRAFLGPFAHKEGPMHQWVSYQGRVPYPRPGMCPSKTFGTFSSTKDFPDDVIQFARNHPLMYNSVLPMGGRPLFIQVDAGYTFTQITADRVAAADGHYDVLFIGTDAGTVLKVISVPKGSQPNGEGLLLEELHVFEDSSAITSMQISSKRHQLYIASRSAVAQIPLHLCAAHGRACAECCLARDPYCAWDGAACTRFQPSAKRRFRRQDVRNGDPSTLCSGDSSHPALLERKVFGVEGGSAFLECEPRSLQARVEWTFQRAGEATHTQVAMEERAERLTGGLLLRGLRRGDSGVYLCAAVEQGFSQSLRRLVLHVLSAAQAERLARTEEAVPVAPPGPRLWYRDFLQLVEPGGGGASSLRMCRLQPESRPPPPESRRKGRNRRRHAPEPRAERGPRSAAHW from the exons AGCCCAAGTTCGTCAAGGTCTTTTGGATCCCAGAGAGCGAGAATCCTGATGATGACAAGATCTACTTCTTCTTCCGTGAGTCGGCAGTGGAGGCTTCGCCATCACTGGGACGCCAGACTGTGTCCCGGGTTGGCCAGATCTGTCGG AATGACGTGGGAGGCCAGCGAAGCCTTGTCAACAAGTGGACCACGTTCCTGAAGGCGCGTCTGGTGTGCTCAGTGCCAGGTGTCGAGGGTGACACACACTTCGACCACCTCC AGGACATGTTCCTGCTGTCCTTGAGGGACCGCTGGAGCCCACTGCTCTACGCTGTCTTCTCCACATCGAG CACCATCTTCCAGGGCTCTGCAGTGTGTGTGTACAGCATGAACGACGTGCGCCGGGCCTTCCTGGGGCCCTTTGCACACAAGGAAGGGCCCATGCACCAGTGGGTGTCCTACCAGGGCCGTGTCCCCTACCCCCGGCCTGGCATG TGTCCCAGCAAGACCTTTGGCACCTTCAGTTCTACCAAGGACTTTCCTGATGACGTCATTCAATTTGCCCGGAACCACCCCCTCATGTACAATTCGGTCCTGCCCATGGGTGGTCGCCCTCTCTTCATACAAGTGGATGCCGGGTACACCTTCACCCAGATCACTGCAGACCGTGTAGCAGCTGCTGACGGACACTATGACGTCCTCTTCATTGGCACAG ACGCTGGCACAGTGCTGAAGGTGATCTCCGTCCCCAAGGGCAGCCAGCCTAACGGGGAGGGGCTGCTCTTGGAGGAGCTGCACGTTTTTGAG GATTCATCTGCTATCACCAGCATGCAAATCTCTTCCAAGAGG CACCAGCTGTACATAGCTTCGCGGAGCGCGGTCGCCCAGATCCCGTTGCACCTCTGTGCTGCCCACGGCCGCGCCTGTGCGGAATGCTGCCTTGCGCGAGACCCTTACTGCGCCTGGGACGGGGCCGCGTGCACGCGCTTTCAGCCCAGCGCTAAAAG GCGGTTCCGGCGGCAAGACGTGAGGAATGGCGACCCCAGCACGCTGTGCTCCGGCG ACTCCTCTCATCCCGCACTGCTGGAGCGGAAGGTGTTCGGTGTGGAGGGCGGAAGCGCCTTCCTGGAGTGTGAGCCCCGCTCGCTGCAGGCGCGCGTGGAATGGACCTTCCAGCGCGCAGGGGAGGCGACCCACACCCAG GTAGCTATGGAGGAGCGCGCGGAGCGCCTTACGGGGGGACTGCTGCTGCGCGGACTGAGGCGCGGGGATTCTGGCGTGTACCTGTGCGCAGCTGTGGAGCAGGGCTTTTCGCAGTCGCTGCGTCGCCTGGTGCTACACGTGCTGAGTGCTGCGCAGGCCGAAAGGCTGGCCCGGACCGAGGAGGCTGTGCCCGTAGcccctccaggccccaggctctggtaCCGGGACTTCCTGCAGCTGGTGGAGCCGGGCGGCGGTGGCGCGAGTTCCCTGCGAATGTGTCGTCTGCAGCCCGAGTCGCGCCCACCGCCTCCCGAGTCACGGAGGAAGGGCCGAAACCGGCGAAGGCACGCCCCAGAGCCGCGTGCTGAGCGGGGGCCGCGCAGCGCAGCGCACTGGTGA